The following proteins are co-located in the Amyelois transitella isolate CPQ chromosome W, ilAmyTran1.1, whole genome shotgun sequence genome:
- the LOC132904050 gene encoding uncharacterized protein LOC132904050, whose translation MRRDVEVLVRLVHGDWLSPGMAQWMAIYLRLKENEVRGFAPSMDDLAALDIARRGMITLPPVDMETPRRQVISSLLKRARSPTGDAPETPKKPRALDMREGEEESCSTAEPSSSGSTTDLTGAGARDRPLKRAATMASVRGSEAAAAAAAAADAAAMKPPPAGKSAIPRWQSRDPRRAPAGAASNRAPVQASAQTPALAPAQMFSLHTQAAAHAADRPPAQESARPPNQAPALAAARPPNQAPALAAARPPNQAPALAAARPPSQAPAQAAARPPAQTSAQAPAQAPAQRAPPSLAAPAVSFARVAASAGAPLPQRKGAQRGAVPRAPPTTSTPAASTLTTAVASSGTAALAATATAAAAAASAAPPTAQAPREPRYPRICVDHLPNWVVHFREISRLLGRSPAAVARGRGVHFTPKDGNEYRVVQRYINTLDVQWHSYSLPSDRPLKVAIRGLPPDTEEAALKEDLEEKGFTVEAIKAIRGRGDRPGCVFFALLARTQNCQEVFTIKELLHWPTLKVEAWRGKQGPAQCHRCQLFRHSSVNCHRATVCVRCGGPHKATDCERPLDQPATCANCGGPHPANHSSCPVLRREARNRRAGPVARSGTAPTPQNTTSEAAEASLMAPANPPTARGAELPKKKRKKKKKKNAAAVSSAPVAEEEAAATVPPPPAPQTVPAPASAAPIPPEHFYALVQSVQQMQALLAALVPAAPLRGVPTPNL comes from the coding sequence ATGAGAAGGGACGTGGAGGTACTTGTCCGTCTAGTGCACGGCGACTGGCTGTCGCCGGGGATGGCGCAATGGATGGCGATCTATCTCCGCCTGAAGGAAAATGAGGTGCGGGGGTTCGCCCCATCGATGGATGATCTCGCGGCCCTAGACATCGCCAGACGGGGGATGATCACCCTCCCCCCGGTCGACATGGAAACTCCCAGGAGGCAGGTGATTTCCTCCCTCCTGAAGCGGGCAAGGAGCCCCACGGGCGACGCTCCTGAAACGCCGAAGAAGCCCCGGGCCCTCGACATGCGGGAGGGGGAGGAGGAGTCCTGTTCGACAGCCGAACCCTCATCGTCCGGGTCGACAACGGACCTGACAGGAGCCGGCGCCCGTGACCGACCATTGAAACGCGCTGCGACGATGGCGTCGGTCCGCGGCTCGgaggccgccgccgccgccgccgccgccgctgaCGCCGCCGCCATGAAGCCTCCGCCGGCCGGGAAGTCCGCGATCCCGAGGTGGCAATCCCGGGACCCGCGCCGCGCACCGGCGGGGGCGGCATCCAACCGAGCGCCCGTCCAGGCGTCCGCCCAGACTCCCGCCCTTGCGCCTGCCCAGATGTTCTCCCTGCACACTCAAGCGGCCGCCCATGCAGCTGAccgcccgcccgcccaagAATCTGCCCGCCCGCCCAACCAAGCGCCCGCCCTGGCagccgcccgcccgcccaacCAGGCGCCCGCCCTAGCggccgcccgcccgcccaacCAGGCGCCCGCCCTAGCggccgcccgcccgcccagCCAGGCGCCCGCCCAAGCGGCCGCCCGCCCGCCCGCCCAGACGTCCGCGCAGGCGCCCGCCCAAGCACCCGCCCAACGCGCGCCGCCCTCGCTGGCCGCTCCCGCGGTATCATTCGCCCGGGTAGCGGCTAGCGCCGGAGCCCCCTTGCCACAACGGAAGGGGGCACAACGGGGAGCAGTGCCTCGCGCCCCGCCCACCACCTCAACACCTGCCGCCTCCACTTTGACCACAGCTGTGGCCTCCTCCGGAACTGCAGCCCTCGCAGCCAccgccaccgccgccgccgccgccgcctcaGCCGCCCCGCCGACGGCACAAGCGCCCCGGGAACCGCGCTACCCGCGGATCTGCGTGGACCACCTGCCCAACTGGGTGGTCCATTTTAGAGAAATTAGCCGGCTACTGGGACGCTCGCCGGCCGCCGTCGCACGCGGAAGAGGCGTGCATTTCACCCCTAAGGACGGCAACGAGTACCGTGTCGTCCAGCGATACATAAACACGCTGGACGTGCAGTGGCACTCGTATTCGTTGCCGTCGGACCGCCCACTCAAGGTTGCCATCCGCGGGCTGCCGCCCGACACGGAGGAGGCAGCACTTAAGGAAGATCTAGAAGAAAAAGGATTCACCGTAGAAGCCATCAAAGCCATCCGGGGCAGGGGAGATCGCCCCGGATGTGTCTTCTTCGCCCTCCTGGCCAGAACACAGAACTGCCAGGAGGTATTCACAATCAAAGAACTCCTTCATTGGCCGACCCTGAAGGTGGAGGCGTGGAGGGGGAAGCAGGGACCCGCCCAGTGCCACAGGTGTCAGTTGTTCCGACACTCGTCGGTCAACTGCCACCGGGCAACCGTCTGCGTGCGCTGCGGAGGGCCCCACAAGGCCACGGACTGCGAGCGGCCATTGGATCAGCCCGCCACCTGCGCCAATTGCGGTGGACCGCACCCGGCAAATCACTCTTCGTGCCCGGTGCTGCGGCGCGAGGCCAGAAATAGACGGGCTGGCCCGGTCGCTCGCAGCGGAACCGCCCCCACGCCTCAAAACACCACGTCCGAAGCAGCAGAGGCCTCACTGATGGCCCCTGCAAACCCACCGACCGCCAGGGGAGCAGAGCTCCCAAAGAagaagagaaagaagaagaagaagaagaatgccGCCGCCGTGAGCTCTGCCCCCGTGGCGGAGGAAGAAGCGGCTGCAACCGTGCCGCCTCCCCCGGCACCTCAAACCGTTCCCGCGCCTGCCTCGGCTGCGCCAATCCCACCGGAGCATTTCTACGCGCTGGTGCAGTCGGTGCAGCAGATGCAGGCACTGCTGGCCGCCCTTGTTCCCGCGGCCCCCCTCAGAGGCGTACCCACCCCTAACCTTTAA
- the LOC132904051 gene encoding uncharacterized protein K02A2.6-like has protein sequence MCDLCAPANPEDKTYTELVELVKVHLEPQRSEIAERHIFRQRRQRVGESLTEYLQALKHLAVTCNFGNRLEEDLRDQFVSGLASELLRSRIFAERTIDYKKAVELALALEAADRHAETSGVGGQHAAGSTGGGAAGEGLHAVRARRGAGAAAAGPGARAGGARCWRCGKSHSADRCRYANYNCDNCNKRGHLRVMCGKVGDRVAVNSESRQNYVHECSEEDDFFNLVVSSYRGNDPYFVKIRVNSEILQFEIDTGSRISAINNSDYELLFRNSKMHSDNLILRSYSGSKIEPLGYILVDIKFKDVTANNVRLYVIEKGGPPLLGRDWLKALKITQITVNKLIEEDQLVSQLCREFPEVFSVKLGTCKKTLRLQLTDYAGVYYRARPVPLALRERIERELERLQRDGSIYRVEHSDFGTPIVPVVKSNGEIRICGDYKITINPKLKRDHYPLPRIEELLANLSNGDEFTKIDLRHAYEQVLLDPASQKFTTITTHVGTFAYRRTPYGLSCVPEQFQKLMEETLRGIPGTVVFLDDVCITGVDRASHMRNLRAVLDRLRQMGLTIKLEKCSFLQKSVKYLGFIIDKNGLRPDPEKLDAIAKIPVPTDVTQLKSFLGLLNYYGKFIPNLSSILNPLHNLLKKDNQWDWNPSCAIAFDNAKKSLLSDKVLAHYEEGRPLVLSVDSSAYGIGAVLAHRYPDGSERPVSCASRTLNQAERNYSQLDKEALAIYYGILKHHQFLYGRHFTLRSDHKPLTYIFGEKRGIPQTAASRLQRWAARLAGYDFKIEFVRSADNGPADTLSRLPLSHERAFVPHIDYLHFVKETLPIDFIDVAKETQKDTVLCKVLGYLMFGWPSSPTCDEEKVFFARKQDLFADRGCIIYKYRVVIPFKLRSQVLKEVHSGHLGMNKMKNIARNYVYWPNIDKDIEEMCRACEACRSVHDAPARAPLHPWEYPLHPWQRLHVDFFDCAGKRFLILVDAHSKWIETIAMAGTSASATITVLRSIFARFGIPSQLVSDNGPPFFSTEFKQYCDTNKIRHSTSAPYRPQGNGEAENAVKTVKKVLKRALFEKEDMFAALYKFLFQYRNCEHATTGVSPAVALLGRRLRGRLDALRPDGAAVVRDAQDKQAAAAPGRRARFSLGDDVLARDYSKTGHKWTKGRISEVTGPVSCKVKVGESTEWRRHHNQIVPLTTKNRYSLSRASTSKDETQGSDGKDVQPEFVSGGNGMCEGPVGVEPEVLINSEDEFEDAVEATGVRSESRPSLLPVVSDRAMRAYRRAMNKDVNNK, from the coding sequence ATGTGTGATTTGTGTGCGCCGGCCAACCCGGAAGATAAGACCTATACAGAACTCGTGGAGCTGGTCAAAGTTCATCTCGAGCCGCAACGGTCAGAAATAGCCGAAAGACATATTTTTCGACAGAGGAGACAGCGAGTAGGGGAATCTCTGACCGAGTACCTTCAGGCGCTCAAACATCTCGCCGTCACCTGTAACTTCGGCAACCGACTCGAGGAGGACCTCAGAGACCAGTTCGTGTCGGGTCTAGCGAGCGAGCTACTGAGATCTCGGATTTTTGCCGAGAGAACGATAGATTATAAGAAAGCGGTGGAGCTAGCTCTGGCTCTGGAAGCGGCAGACCGGCACGCCGAGACGAGCGGCGTGGGCGGACAGCACGCGGCCGGGAGCACGGGCGGAGGAGCGGCCGGCGAGGGGCTGCACGCGGTGCGAGCCCGGCGCGGCGCCGGCGCGGCCGCGGCCGGGCCGGGCGCGCGGGCCGGCGGCGCCCGCTGCTGGCGGTGCGGCAAGAGTCATTCGGCGGACAGATGCCGCTACGCTAATTACAATTGTGATAACTGCAATAAGCGGGGCCATTTACGTGTGATGTGCGGTAAAGTCGGTGATCGTGTAGCGGTTAATAGTGAGTCGCGGCAAAATTATGTGCACGAGTGTTCGGAAGAGGATGATTTCTTCAATTTGGTGGTATCGTCGTATCGAGGTAACGAtccttattttgttaaaatccgAGTGAATTCTGAGATTTTGCAGTTCGAAATAGACACGGGTAGTCGTATATcggcaataaataatagtgaTTACGAGTTATTGTTTAGAAACAGTAAAATGCATTCTGATAATTTGATATTACGAAGCTATTCTGGCTCAAAAATTGAACCTCTCGGATACATCCTGGTTGACATTAAATTCAAAGACGTCACGGCAAACAATGTCCGTTTGTATGTGATTGAAAAGGGTGGGCCGCCCCTACTCGGTCGTGATTGGTTAAAGGCATTAAAAATCACACAAATTAccgtgaataaattaattgaagagGACCAATTAGTGAGCCAGTTATGTAGAGAATTTCCTGaagttttttctgttaaattaggtacatgtaaaaaaacattacgaCTACAGCTCACAGACTACGCCGGTGTGTACTACCGAGCGCGGCCCGTGCCGCTAGCGCTGCGCGAGCGCATCGAGCGCGAACTCGAACGTTTACAACGCGACGGCTCCATATACAGAGTGGAACACTCGGACTTCGGGACTCCTATTGTACCCGTGGTCAAAAGTAACGGTGAAATTAGGATATGCGGGGACTATAAAATAACGATCAACCCCAAGCTGAAACGCGATCATTACCCACTCCCGCGCATAGAGGAGTTGTTGGCCAATTTGAGTAATGGGGatgaatttacaaaaattgacTTACGACATGCGTACGAACAAGTTTTATTAGATCCCGCGTCACAAAAATTTACGACGATCACAACACACGTCGGAACGTTCGCATACCGCAGGACACCGTATGGCTTGTCGTGTGTACCGGAACAGTTTCAAAAACTAATGGAGGAGACGTTACGCGGTATTCCAGGCACGGTCGTATTTTTGGACGACGTTTGTATcaccggggtagacagagcctcaCACATGCGTAATCTGCGAGCTGTACTCGACCGACTCCGTCAAATGGGTCTCACTATAAAATTGGAGAAATGTAGTTTTTTACAGAAAAGTGTGAAGTATCTGGGCTTTATTATTGATAAGAATGGGCTTCGCCCCGACCCGGAGAAACTAGACGCGATTGCTAAAATACCTGTACCCACGGATGTCACTCAGTTGAAAAGTTTTCTCGGGTTACTTAATTACTACGGTAAATTTATACCAAACCTAAGTTCAATACTGAACCCATTAcataatcttttaaaaaaagacaatcaGTGGGATTGGAACCCAAGTTGCGCTATAGCTTTTGATAATGCAAAGAAATCTTTGCTGAGCGACAAAGTGTTGGCCCATTATGAGGAGGGGCGGCCGCTCGTGTTGTCGGTGGACAGTAGCGCGTACGGCATAGGCGCCGTCCTGGCGCACCGCTACCCGGACGGCAGCGAGCGTCCCGTCAGCTGTGCCTCGCGCACACTAAACCAAGCTGAACGCAACTACAGTCAACTTGATAAAGAAGCGTTAGCTATTTACTATGGCATTTTGAAACATCATCAGTTTTTATATGGAAGGCATTTCACACTGCGGTCTGATCATAAGCCTCTCACGTACATTTTTGGTGAAAAAAGAGGTATCCCTCAGACCGCGGCTAGTCGACTACAGCGCTGGGCGGCGCGGCTAGCAggttatgattttaaaatagaatttgttAGATCAGCGGATAATGGTCCGGCTGATACATTATCACGGTTGCCACTGTCACATGAGCGAGCGTTTGTTCCTCatattgattatttacattttgttaaaGAGACGTTGCCTATTGATTTTATAGATGTCGCTAAAGAGACTCAAAAAGACACTGTGCTTTGTAAAGTGTTAGGTTACTTGATGTTTGGTTGGCCGTCATCGCCTACTTGTGACGAAGAGAAAGTATTCTTTGCTAGAAAGCAAGACTTGTTTGCGGACCGCggttgtattatttataaatatagggTAGTAATTCCATTTAAGTTACGATCTCAAGTTTTAAAAGAAGTTCATAGTGGTCATCTAGGTATGaataaaatgaagaatatCGCTAggaattatgtttattggcCAAACATTGACAAAGATATAGAAGAAATGTGTCGCGCTTGCGAGGCGTGCCGGTCCGTACACGACGCGCCGGCGCGAGCGCCGCTCCACCCGTGGGAGTACCCGCTGCACCCTTGGCAAAGACTACATGTAGACTTTTTCGATTGCGCTGGTAAAAGGTTTTTGATTTTGGTTGACGCACATTCAAAGTGGATAGAGACCATTGCTATGGCGGGTACTTCGGCGAGTGCGACGATAACGGTTTTAAGATCTATTTTCGCTAGATTTGGCATACCATCACAATTAGTATCCGATAACGGCCCGCCATTTTTTTCTACCGAATTTAAGCAATATTgtgatacaaataaaataagacattCTACATCTGCACCATACAGGCCCCAGGGTAACGGCGAGGCAGAGAATGCTGTCAAAACggtaaaaaaggttttaaaacGTGCATTGTTCGAAAAAGAAGACATGTTTGCTGccctttataaatttttatttcaatatcgcAATTGCGAACACGCGACGACCGGTGTCTCGCCCGCGGTGGCGCTGCTCGGGCGCCGGCTGCGGGGCCGGCTGGACGCGCTGCGGCCCGACGGCGCGGCCGTGGTGCGCGACGCGCAGGACAAACAGGCGGCCGCCGCGCCCGGCCGGCGTGCACGTTTCTCGCTGGGTGATGATGTACTCGCACGAGACTATTCCAAAACGGGGCATAAATGGACTAAAGGGCGCATCTCTGAAGTTACCGGGCCTGTCTCTTGCAAAGTAAAAGTTGGGGAATCCACCGAATGGCGTAGACACCACAATCAAATCGTTCCGCTTACTACGAAAAATCGATACTCTCTCTCTCGTGCCAGTACGTCAAAGGATGAGACCCAGGGGTCTGATGGTAAGGATGTGCAGCCCGAGTTTGTGTCGGGGGGGAACGGTATGTGTGAGGGCCCGGTCGGGGTCGAACCGgaggttttaataaattccGAAGATGAATTCGAAGACGCGGTAGAAGCTACGGGAGTGCGATCCGAGTCGAGGCCCTCCCTATTGCCGGTTGTCTCAGATCGAGCCATGAGAGCTTACAGAAGGGCGATGAATAAAGATGTTAACAACAAATAA